One Campylobacter concisus DNA segment encodes these proteins:
- a CDS encoding site-specific integrase, with translation MNLSDNIIQSFVNSFMKVKLSKSIKEHSLLNKKMDVEFLNALNDYFKQSLIDGDLPQILIKDISNITNTAGALGSKDKENIGQTLLEKNILTLNYLVSKLEKSSVLFDDKREHCFLEDGSNDTKATPSSFDAKDIDSFQENIKELENSGCLPITDGQLKAMAQRISETVYAILDQKYGSTSNLKLVRTKNDHRSMEDIIMDPNPPKNIKIKLDDDSSFSIFNPSAKITKEYEIRQVLQATSGSSNQFSALNLEDQKSLKDAFEIFETNTKRADKWSPDTQRLVTGVKKLLFLYFNEDTPVYRITRDNLLEFRDLLYKIPTKLAQKSRYKDKSLSQILKLGENDDKLSEPTIQKYMIRVIQFFNYCFDSGYISKSITAKMNVKIDIDPSERAVLPYEASEARKIFEIVTSIKQSGKSPSSRIEASELYYVTMIAAYSGMRIKEITQLHKEDIALKDGIYCFNINTNDGKTTKTKNSIRFVPIHSKLIDLGLLEYVNSKKSGNIFKVSNKDFSEIFRSQIQRKFIDKDSKKTFYSFRHYFIDYLVQREVEANLIAQIVGHEKQYKILLNTYAKPINANTLKAKVEMVSYDNE, from the coding sequence ATGAATCTTAGTGATAACATAATCCAATCTTTTGTAAATTCGTTTATGAAAGTAAAGCTTAGTAAGAGCATCAAAGAGCACTCTCTTCTTAATAAGAAGATGGATGTAGAATTTCTAAATGCGCTCAATGACTACTTTAAACAAAGTTTGATAGATGGCGATCTACCTCAAATTTTAATTAAGGATATAAGTAATATCACTAACACTGCTGGTGCTCTTGGCAGCAAGGATAAAGAGAACATAGGGCAAACTCTTTTAGAGAAAAACATACTAACACTTAACTATCTTGTATCAAAGCTTGAGAAGAGCAGTGTGCTCTTTGATGACAAGCGTGAGCACTGTTTCCTTGAAGATGGCTCTAATGATACTAAAGCCACGCCTAGTTCGTTTGATGCTAAGGATATAGATTCTTTTCAAGAAAATATAAAAGAGCTTGAAAATAGTGGTTGTTTGCCCATTACTGATGGGCAGCTTAAGGCTATGGCTCAGAGGATTAGCGAGACGGTTTATGCCATACTAGATCAAAAGTATGGCTCAACTTCAAATTTAAAGCTAGTAAGAACAAAGAATGACCATAGAAGCATGGAAGATATTATAATGGACCCAAATCCACCAAAAAATATCAAGATAAAATTAGATGACGATAGTAGCTTTAGTATTTTTAATCCTAGCGCCAAAATAACCAAAGAGTATGAGATCAGGCAAGTACTGCAAGCGACATCTGGCTCTAGCAATCAATTCTCAGCTTTAAATTTAGAAGATCAAAAGAGCTTAAAGGATGCATTCGAGATATTTGAGACAAACACTAAAAGAGCTGACAAGTGGTCGCCAGATACGCAAAGACTAGTTACTGGCGTAAAAAAGCTCTTATTTTTATACTTTAACGAAGATACGCCAGTTTATAGGATCACAAGAGATAACTTGCTTGAATTTAGAGATCTTCTTTATAAAATTCCAACTAAGCTAGCTCAAAAGAGCAGGTATAAAGATAAAAGTTTATCTCAGATACTTAAGCTAGGAGAAAATGACGATAAACTCTCTGAGCCTACTATCCAAAAATATATGATAAGGGTTATTCAGTTTTTTAACTACTGCTTTGATAGCGGCTATATAAGTAAAAGCATAACTGCAAAAATGAATGTCAAGATAGACATAGACCCTAGCGAAAGGGCAGTGCTTCCATACGAAGCATCAGAAGCTAGAAAGATCTTTGAGATAGTAACTAGTATCAAACAAAGTGGTAAATCACCAAGTTCAAGGATAGAGGCTAGTGAGCTCTACTACGTCACAATGATAGCTGCTTATAGTGGCATGAGGATAAAAGAGATCACACAGCTTCATAAGGAAGATATAGCTTTAAAAGATGGGATTTACTGCTTTAACATAAACACAAATGATGGTAAAACCACCAAGACCAAAAACAGCATTAGGTTTGTGCCTATTCATAGTAAGCTCATAGATCTAGGTCTGCTAGAATATGTTAATAGCAAGAAAAGCGGAAATATATTTAAGGTAAGCAATAAGGACTTCTCTGAAATTTTTAGAAGCCAGATCCAAAGAAAGTTTATAGACAAAGACTCTAAAAAGACCTTCTACTCTTTTAGGCACTACTTTATAGACTATCTAGTGCAACGCGAGGTAGAAGCTAACCTTATAGCCCAGATAGTAGGACATGAAAAGCAGTATAAAATTTTACTAAACACTTATGCCAAGCCTATTAATGCAAACACACTAAAGGCTAAAGTAGAGATGGTATCGTATGATAATGAGTAG
- a CDS encoding YdjY domain-containing protein translates to MFKKAIFMAIFSLFFTASVQASDDQVGVVSAQNPMVVDESAKTITVLAKVNGKYFTENTRHAVVFKDGRFGDKPVFIALANQNDFYQAMKKIGAKPGNNMTLKNGPETHVEGDKIKIEVTWNGAPKSYDINEVITDSNGKQIDMRFGGNEATAKSFNTGCIACLDSCSVGIISNHTYTHGAVEKRGEVVFHGNKDVLPPDGTFVAISFRVAN, encoded by the coding sequence ATGTTTAAAAAAGCTATTTTTATGGCTATTTTTAGTCTGTTTTTTACCGCAAGCGTTCAAGCTAGCGACGATCAAGTTGGCGTAGTAAGCGCTCAAAATCCGATGGTAGTAGATGAAAGCGCCAAAACTATCACTGTTTTAGCCAAGGTAAATGGCAAGTATTTTACTGAAAACACTCGCCACGCAGTCGTTTTCAAAGATGGAAGATTTGGCGATAAGCCTGTGTTTATCGCACTTGCAAATCAAAACGATTTCTACCAAGCTATGAAAAAAATAGGCGCCAAACCAGGCAACAATATGACTCTAAAAAATGGCCCTGAAACACACGTCGAAGGCGACAAGATCAAGATCGAAGTAACATGGAACGGCGCACCAAAAAGCTACGACATCAACGAAGTCATCACAGATAGTAACGGCAAACAAATCGACATGCGTTTTGGCGGCAATGAAGCGACCGCAAAGAGCTTTAATACCGGCTGCATCGCGTGCCTAGATAGCTGCTCAGTCGGCATCATCTCAAACCACACCTACACTCACGGCGCAGTTGAAAAACGCGGCGAAGTCGTATTTCACGGCAACAAAGACGTTTTACCGCCTGATGGAACATTTGTAGCGATCAGCTTTAGGGTTGCAAACTGA
- a CDS encoding TIGR04282 family arsenosugar biosynthesis glycosyltransferase gives MKKALILFTRAPIAGKTKTRLLDFLTPQQAANLHKFLLKDINSKLQKLKNVKIFIFFTPSDKAKILEQILGEKYEFIPQSGGSLSERMLKAFKHVKTLGFEQILLIGSDIANFTAQGFNSYFKALGKNDAAIAPTLDGGYCAIALRSASLRDEIFSSDYSLLDSVCEGVCAKFEELNLNYVKFKPLRDIDTKEDIFAYILGVRPSAIKPLANGEYNINYKFHKGGQNVFRINTKSQMALENQIKYEFDALKILQSSKVTPAPLEYYEPSPLLPRGAMSMEFLKGRALRYESDLETAASLLASVHTVKIPSNHSLITAQKPLKAMFEECENMANVYLNSNLAQPKTAEMIEFFLKTAEKFDLEREIEEPCVINTELNSANFIIGKDAESSFIIDWEKPIIGEREQDLAHFSVPTTTFWKTDVIFSADEIEKFINLYENYSKKMVDRRKFREYFTMTCLRGTSWCAMAFVEYNGARAIKNEYTFNKIKACLSDKFLSNLQQYFKEFR, from the coding sequence TTGAAAAAAGCGCTGATACTTTTTACCAGAGCTCCGATCGCTGGCAAGACTAAAACCAGGCTGCTTGACTTTTTGACGCCACAACAAGCGGCAAATTTGCATAAATTTTTACTAAAAGATATAAACTCCAAGCTTCAAAAGCTAAAAAACGTCAAAATTTTCATCTTTTTTACGCCAAGCGATAAGGCTAAAATTTTAGAGCAAATTTTGGGCGAAAAGTATGAGTTTATCCCTCAAAGTGGAGGCTCACTAAGCGAGCGAATGCTTAAAGCATTTAAACACGTAAAAACACTTGGATTTGAGCAAATTTTACTAATTGGTAGCGACATTGCAAATTTCACCGCTCAAGGCTTTAATAGCTATTTTAAAGCACTTGGTAAAAACGATGCCGCTATCGCCCCAACGCTTGATGGCGGATACTGCGCTATCGCTCTAAGAAGCGCCAGCTTAAGAGATGAAATTTTCTCAAGCGACTACTCTTTGCTCGATAGTGTATGCGAAGGGGTTTGCGCTAAATTTGAAGAGCTAAATTTAAACTACGTTAAATTTAAACCGCTTCGTGATATCGACACAAAAGAGGATATTTTCGCTTATATTTTGGGTGTGCGACCAAGTGCTATAAAGCCCCTTGCTAACGGCGAATACAACATAAACTACAAATTTCACAAAGGTGGTCAAAATGTATTTCGAATAAATACAAAGTCGCAAATGGCGCTTGAAAATCAAATAAAATATGAATTTGATGCGCTTAAAATTTTACAAAGCTCAAAGGTCACGCCAGCGCCGTTAGAGTACTACGAGCCAAGCCCGCTTTTACCGCGAGGGGCGATGAGTATGGAGTTTTTAAAAGGGCGCGCGCTAAGATACGAGAGCGATCTTGAGACGGCGGCAAGTTTGCTAGCTAGCGTGCACACAGTCAAGATCCCGTCAAATCACAGCCTAATCACTGCGCAAAAGCCATTAAAAGCGATGTTTGAAGAGTGCGAAAATATGGCTAACGTCTATCTAAACTCAAATTTAGCCCAGCCAAAAACCGCTGAGATGATCGAATTTTTCTTAAAAACGGCAGAGAAATTTGACCTTGAGCGCGAGATAGAGGAGCCTTGCGTCATAAATACCGAGCTAAATTCCGCAAATTTCATTATCGGCAAGGACGCGGAGAGTTCTTTTATCATCGACTGGGAAAAGCCGATAATTGGCGAGCGTGAGCAAGATCTGGCACATTTTAGTGTGCCAACGACCACGTTTTGGAAGACGGACGTGATATTTAGTGCTGATGAGATAGAAAAATTTATAAATTTATATGAAAACTACTCGAAAAAAATGGTAGATAGGCGAAAATTTAGAGAGTATTTTACGATGACTTGCTTGCGAGGAACAAGCTGGTGCGCGATGGCATTTGTCGAGTATAACGGTGCTAGAGCCATTAAAAACGAATACACTTTTAACAAGATAAAAGCCTGTCTTAGCGACAAGTTTTTGTCGAATTTACAACAATATTTTAAGGAATTTAGATGA
- a CDS encoding TVP38/TMEM64 family protein produces the protein MKKSQIFLLVAVAIVALAYFFIPAVNKQITDSVVMLSKFDLNEVYAYLQSFDKTTAACVSFFLMVLQSIMAPVPAFLITLSNAMIFGWVWGAVLSWSSAMVGAALCFYIARILGRDVVEKLTGKKALAATDEFFTRFGKHTIIVCRLLPFVSFDLVSYAAGLTSMRFWGFFWATGIGQLPATIVYSYFGGSLMGGGKILFIGLTMLFAFSIVAYVAKKILDDKKAQLEANKAA, from the coding sequence ATGAAAAAATCCCAAATTTTTCTCCTAGTCGCCGTCGCTATAGTCGCGCTGGCATACTTTTTTATCCCTGCGGTAAACAAACAGATCACTGACTCAGTCGTGATGCTTAGCAAATTTGACCTAAATGAAGTCTATGCATATTTGCAAAGCTTTGACAAGACTACGGCAGCTTGCGTGAGCTTTTTTTTGATGGTGCTTCAAAGCATCATGGCGCCAGTGCCAGCGTTTCTCATCACGCTTTCAAATGCGATGATATTTGGCTGGGTCTGGGGCGCTGTGCTATCGTGGAGCTCGGCTATGGTGGGCGCTGCGCTTTGCTTTTACATAGCGCGTATTTTAGGTCGAGACGTCGTTGAAAAGCTAACTGGCAAAAAGGCGCTTGCAGCTACGGACGAGTTTTTCACGAGATTTGGCAAGCACACGATCATCGTCTGCCGCTTGCTACCGTTTGTGAGCTTTGACCTAGTAAGCTACGCAGCAGGGCTTACATCGATGAGATTTTGGGGATTTTTCTGGGCGACTGGTATCGGTCAGCTTCCTGCGACCATTGTATATTCGTATTTTGGCGGCAGTTTGATGGGCGGTGGCAAAATTTTATTTATCGGTCTTACCATGCTATTTGCCTTCTCAATCGTGGCCTACGTCGCAAAGAAAATTTTAGATGATAAAAAGGCGCAGCTTGAAGCAAACAAGGCTGCTTAA
- a CDS encoding TVP38/TMEM64 family protein: MKQTRLLKFAIIAAIILVAAFLMQKIGVSELRELIGEHVLFAPMIYVLCFAILPIFLFPVPILAVVAGAAFGLFAGSLYTIIGAMINSVLMFYIARFLGFRAVSDFTQNSKSKILKTLGEPGGKFSLILILRLMPLVPYNALNYACGVMNVSLRDYVVATFVGIVPATFIMVNLGEKALNMRSNGFIIACVLMAALVVLSSWGAKKIRAKRGDLGNNADL, from the coding sequence TTGAAGCAAACAAGGCTGCTTAAATTTGCTATCATCGCCGCGATCATACTCGTGGCTGCATTTTTGATGCAAAAGATCGGCGTTAGCGAGCTTCGTGAGCTCATCGGCGAGCATGTACTATTTGCTCCGATGATCTATGTCCTATGCTTTGCTATCTTGCCGATATTTTTATTTCCAGTGCCGATTTTGGCTGTCGTTGCAGGTGCGGCATTTGGGCTATTTGCCGGCAGTTTATACACCATAATAGGCGCGATGATAAATTCCGTTTTGATGTTTTATATCGCAAGATTTTTGGGATTTCGCGCCGTTAGCGACTTCACGCAAAACTCAAAAAGCAAAATTTTAAAAACACTTGGCGAGCCTGGCGGTAAATTTAGCCTGATTTTGATCCTTCGCCTAATGCCGCTTGTGCCGTATAACGCCCTAAACTACGCATGCGGCGTGATGAACGTGAGCCTGCGCGACTACGTGGTGGCGACCTTTGTAGGCATCGTGCCGGCAACTTTTATAATGGTAAATTTGGGTGAAAAAGCCCTTAATATGCGCTCAAACGGCTTTATCATCGCCTGCGTTTTGATGGCGGCGCTTGTGGTACTTTCTAGCTGGGGCGCAAAAAAGATAAGAGCAAAACGTGGCGATCTCGGTAATAACGCCGATCTATAA
- a CDS encoding TIGR04283 family arsenosugar biosynthesis glycosyltransferase, protein MAISVITPIYNEPCENLERFCSILAAQKGEFEVIFADASEPNFYESKNFDLALNLSKIFTPERFKILPCKKGRGAQLDAGTSVAKFEKLLFLHADSAFCDERAILAAERALDRCKAGCFRLKFDESGVLLNLIALCSNLRVKLRNIAFGDQGIFIRKSLFNAVGGFENLAIMEDYKLSMKLKRSGVKFCQLAQNIITSARKFRRDGVMKTLVKMQILQYKFRNGASADEIAKSY, encoded by the coding sequence GTGGCGATCTCGGTAATAACGCCGATCTATAACGAGCCGTGCGAAAATTTGGAGCGTTTTTGCTCTATTTTGGCGGCTCAAAAAGGGGAATTTGAAGTGATATTTGCTGATGCTAGCGAGCCAAATTTCTATGAGAGCAAAAATTTTGATTTAGCACTAAATTTGAGCAAAATTTTCACGCCTGAGAGATTTAAAATTTTACCTTGCAAAAAAGGCAGGGGCGCTCAGCTAGACGCTGGGACGAGCGTAGCTAAATTTGAGAAGCTTCTCTTTTTGCACGCTGATAGCGCGTTTTGCGATGAGAGGGCGATTCTGGCCGCTGAGAGGGCGCTTGATCGCTGCAAGGCTGGCTGCTTTAGGCTTAAATTTGATGAGAGTGGAGTGCTTTTAAATTTGATCGCGCTTTGCTCAAATTTACGCGTAAAGCTTAGAAATATCGCGTTCGGCGATCAGGGGATTTTTATACGAAAAAGCCTTTTTAATGCAGTTGGCGGATTTGAAAATTTGGCTATTATGGAGGATTATAAACTAAGCATGAAGCTAAAAAGATCTGGCGTGAAATTTTGCCAGCTAGCTCAAAATATAATCACAAGCGCACGTAAATTTAGGCGCGATGGCGTCATGAAAACGCTAGTAAAAATGCAAATTTTGCAGTATAAATTTAGAAATGGAGCGAGCGCTGATGAGATCGCAAAAAGTTATTAA
- a CDS encoding DUF6037 family protein: protein MLKNIKQLKEDMALKQWTICSFLFKYKNIDYIVLVKRFVGLEKRISDYALVKLHFMDAKDLSRDYEIEANSASLLINDVKEFRLYFKIEYSQNLGDIIRQFTEKLSRDIPLCMPENLTNIERQALVRSLNISDSENPDKIYCKGIRRNPDGQHRSDFNSDKTRLLRPLLFEKFINDLSISFCYSINFNDEKTDAEILYNFSKNG, encoded by the coding sequence ATGCTTAAAAATATAAAACAGCTAAAAGAAGATATGGCTTTGAAGCAATGGACGATTTGTAGTTTTTTGTTTAAATATAAAAACATAGACTATATAGTCCTCGTAAAGCGATTTGTTGGCCTAGAAAAAAGAATAAGCGATTACGCTTTAGTTAAGCTACACTTTATGGATGCTAAAGATCTTTCACGAGATTATGAAATAGAAGCTAATTCGGCATCGTTATTAATAAACGATGTAAAAGAATTTAGATTATATTTTAAAATAGAATATAGTCAAAATTTAGGTGACATAATTAGGCAATTTACCGAGAAACTATCGCGAGATATTCCTTTGTGCATGCCTGAAAATTTAACAAATATAGAGCGACAAGCGCTCGTAAGATCACTGAATATTAGTGACTCAGAGAACCCAGACAAAATATATTGTAAAGGCATAAGAAGAAATCCAGATGGGCAGCATAGATCTGATTTTAACTCTGATAAAACAAGGCTATTAAGACCTTTATTGTTTGAGAAATTTATCAATGATTTGAGTATTAGTTTTTGCTACTCCATCAACTTCAATGATGAAAAAACAGATGCAGAAATTTTATATAATTTTTCAAAAAATGGCTAA
- a CDS encoding heterodisulfide reductase-related iron-sulfur binding cluster encodes MKSQLKVIKNPPELCIECGACTKHCEFLTKYDINLLDFSKRKDLAFSCFLCDECYKVCPKDISGNEIALKHREQIKRPFRYLNFLKSPYLYANNSPKKSRELVFFGCNFPGFLPKTTRKIIEILEPLGVDFSIDCCGKPLFEANANFDKTKAHLNELFAAKGVETLILACPNCYHFLKDKVDVKIKTIYEKFEELGLNHEITEEAHIFYPCPERIHKPIFETFKKYVPNFKDSFKDVNCCGLGGLAKSSEPQIAAGYPQAIKDKNLPNLYTYCATCCGNFAKNGVQNIKHFATVMSGVNEAPNTAYLKNVLSLKFYKRSRK; translated from the coding sequence ATGAAATCACAACTAAAAGTTATTAAAAACCCGCCAGAGCTTTGCATAGAGTGCGGAGCGTGTACGAAACACTGCGAGTTTTTGACCAAATACGATATAAATTTGCTTGATTTTTCAAAGCGAAAAGATCTCGCATTTAGCTGCTTTTTGTGCGACGAGTGCTACAAGGTCTGCCCAAAAGACATCAGCGGCAACGAGATTGCATTAAAGCATAGAGAACAGATCAAAAGGCCCTTTCGCTACCTAAATTTCTTAAAATCGCCATATCTTTACGCCAACAACTCGCCCAAAAAGAGCCGCGAACTAGTCTTTTTCGGCTGCAATTTCCCGGGCTTTTTGCCTAAAACCACGAGAAAAATCATCGAAATTTTAGAGCCATTAGGGGTTGATTTTAGCATAGACTGCTGCGGCAAGCCACTTTTTGAAGCAAATGCAAATTTTGACAAGACAAAGGCACATCTAAACGAGCTCTTTGCCGCAAAGGGCGTAGAGACGCTCATTTTGGCCTGTCCAAACTGCTACCACTTTTTAAAAGACAAGGTGGATGTCAAGATAAAGACCATATACGAGAAATTTGAGGAGCTTGGCCTAAACCACGAGATCACAGAGGAGGCGCACATCTTTTACCCCTGCCCTGAGCGCATACATAAGCCTATCTTTGAGACCTTTAAAAAGTATGTGCCAAATTTCAAAGATAGCTTTAAGGATGTAAACTGCTGTGGGCTTGGCGGACTAGCAAAAAGTAGCGAGCCGCAAATCGCCGCAGGATATCCACAGGCCATCAAGGATAAAAATTTACCAAATCTCTACACCTACTGCGCCACTTGCTGCGGAAATTTCGCCAAAAATGGCGTGCAAAATATAAAACACTTCGCCACGGTGATGAGCGGCGTAAACGAAGCGCCAAACACCGCTTATCTAAAAAACGTACTTAGTTTAAAATTTTATAAAAGGAGTAGAAAATGA
- the arsS gene encoding arsenosugar biosynthesis radical SAM (seleno)protein ArsS (Some members of this family are selenoproteins.): protein MNFTERIAPKIRHTDKISTIQVNLGKICNLACSHCHVEAGPKRTETMSKETLQAVLEAISAHKFSTLDITGGAPEMNAHFRWFIDEAAKITPHIIVRTNLTILLENDYEDLPKFYADHGVELVASLPCYTEENVDKMRGRGVFDGSIEALKRLNALGYGKGGNLALNLVYNPGGAFLPGDQAGLEADYKRELKSAFGVEFDHLFTITNVPIGRFRRSLEKSGKLEPYIQLLEANFNPNAAQNIMCRAQISVGYDGALYDCDFNQMQGLKAHGAKDIFELAKSGELGRQIAFRDYCYACTAGAGSSCCGALA, encoded by the coding sequence ATGAACTTCACAGAGCGTATAGCACCAAAGATCAGGCATACTGATAAAATTTCAACGATCCAAGTAAATCTAGGCAAGATATGCAATCTCGCCTGTTCGCACTGCCACGTCGAGGCTGGGCCAAAGCGCACGGAGACGATGAGCAAGGAGACTTTGCAGGCTGTTTTGGAGGCGATTAGCGCGCATAAATTTAGCACACTTGACATCACCGGCGGCGCACCTGAGATGAACGCGCACTTTCGCTGGTTTATCGATGAGGCCGCTAAGATCACGCCTCACATCATCGTGCGAACAAATTTAACAATACTACTTGAAAATGACTACGAGGATCTGCCTAAATTTTACGCAGATCACGGCGTGGAGCTAGTCGCTAGTCTGCCTTGCTACACCGAAGAAAACGTCGATAAGATGCGCGGGCGAGGCGTATTTGATGGCTCAATAGAGGCTCTAAAGAGGCTAAATGCACTAGGATACGGCAAGGGCGGAAATTTGGCGCTAAATTTAGTCTATAACCCGGGCGGTGCGTTTTTGCCAGGCGATCAAGCTGGGCTTGAAGCAGACTACAAAAGAGAGCTAAAAAGCGCTTTTGGCGTGGAATTTGATCATCTTTTTACGATCACAAATGTGCCGATCGGACGTTTTAGAAGATCGCTTGAAAAAAGCGGTAAATTAGAGCCTTATATACAGCTTTTAGAAGCAAATTTTAACCCAAATGCTGCGCAAAATATCATGTGTAGAGCGCAAATTTCAGTGGGATATGACGGAGCCCTTTATGACTGCGATTTTAACCAGATGCAGGGGCTTAAAGCGCACGGTGCAAAGGATATATTTGAGCTAGCTAAAAGCGGCGAGCTTGGTAGGCAGATCGCCTTTCGCGACTACTGCTACGCCTGCACGGCAGGGGCTGGGTCGAGCTGCTGCGGCGCGCTTGCGTAA
- a CDS encoding C-GCAxxG-C-C family protein: MMSNEEIAQKFAEQNCAQMILARYAQHLGANEAQLMKLGFGLLGGMQEGSVCGAYLAAVLVLGLAYGDDKEKYNANLARFKEIYFKTQKSSICKEVLGHDLSKPDGLEAIMQKGLFAKICPCAISDSMRALDQILEFRES, encoded by the coding sequence ATGATGAGTAATGAAGAGATAGCACAAAAATTTGCCGAGCAAAACTGCGCGCAGATGATATTAGCACGCTACGCACAGCACCTAGGCGCAAACGAAGCACAGCTTATGAAGCTTGGCTTTGGGCTCTTAGGTGGCATGCAGGAGGGCTCGGTATGCGGCGCATATCTAGCGGCAGTGCTAGTTTTGGGGCTTGCTTACGGCGATGATAAAGAAAAATATAATGCAAATTTGGCGCGCTTTAAAGAGATATATTTTAAAACGCAAAAATCTAGCATCTGCAAAGAGGTCTTGGGGCATGATCTAAGCAAGCCTGATGGGCTTGAAGCGATAATGCAAAAAGGACTCTTTGCGAAAATTTGCCCCTGCGCTATAAGCGATAGCATGAGGGCTTTGGATCAAATTTTAGAGTTTAGGGAGAGTTAA
- a CDS encoding sodium:solute symporter family transporter, producing the protein MQEYQSLFFWGFLIVYGVIMYAFSPKARSIGSFFKGEGEGGVKVSPFLLTTSIFISWIFAKSVTNAANLGASYGIVGGVAYATYWLCIPIAGIVIYRLRRKFKATGLVQFLTSNYGAAASIAFCVAILVRLFNEVWSNTAVVGGYYGDSGSMPFIIAASLFTLFTLVYSVRGGLRGSIVTDVIQALVFIIATLWVIVTILPKHGVGELVSTGSWSLGGGVDLLLVAVLQLVSYPFHDPVLTDRGFICEEKTMLKSFVVSGILGFIAIVIFSFIGIYGSLEGIAAKGNIPAELAKTMGIGSTILMTAVMIAAAGSTLDSTFASLSKLVGYDIPAMLNKDVAKISIKIGIISMILFAIFGNLPMIVGTDILKATTISGTMVIGLAPVFLLHGFVSPTKLGFHLSFWLGIFLGVAFAFDAKIFPEFLAIGSGKYAMLLGINLYGLIACTLAYALPGLLCGCKDKR; encoded by the coding sequence ATGCAAGAGTATCAGTCGCTCTTTTTTTGGGGCTTTTTGATCGTTTACGGCGTGATAATGTACGCTTTTTCACCAAAGGCGCGCAGTATCGGATCGTTTTTTAAAGGTGAAGGCGAAGGCGGCGTAAAGGTGTCGCCATTTTTGCTAACGACTAGCATTTTTATCAGCTGGATATTTGCAAAATCAGTCACAAACGCCGCAAATTTAGGCGCTAGCTACGGTATCGTCGGAGGCGTAGCGTACGCAACATACTGGCTTTGTATACCAATAGCTGGCATCGTCATCTACCGCCTAAGGCGCAAATTTAAAGCGACCGGACTCGTGCAGTTTTTAACTAGCAACTACGGCGCGGCGGCTAGCATCGCATTTTGCGTGGCGATCTTGGTTAGGCTTTTTAACGAAGTTTGGAGCAACACAGCAGTCGTAGGCGGCTACTACGGAGATAGCGGCAGCATGCCTTTTATCATCGCAGCCTCGCTTTTTACGCTCTTTACGCTAGTTTATTCGGTTCGCGGCGGACTTAGGGGCTCTATCGTGACAGATGTCATTCAGGCTTTAGTTTTCATCATCGCCACGCTTTGGGTTATCGTGACTATCTTGCCAAAGCACGGCGTGGGCGAGCTAGTTAGCACCGGCAGCTGGAGCTTAGGCGGCGGCGTGGATCTGCTTTTAGTCGCTGTTTTGCAGCTAGTTAGCTACCCTTTTCACGACCCTGTTTTAACCGATCGAGGCTTCATCTGCGAAGAAAAAACAATGCTAAAAAGCTTTGTGGTCTCGGGGATTTTAGGCTTTATAGCCATCGTCATCTTTAGCTTTATCGGCATTTACGGCTCGCTTGAGGGCATCGCTGCAAAGGGCAACATCCCGGCCGAGCTTGCTAAAACCATGGGGATTGGCTCAACTATCCTGATGACAGCCGTCATGATAGCGGCTGCTGGATCGACGCTGGACTCGACCTTTGCAAGCCTTTCAAAGCTAGTTGGCTACGATATCCCAGCGATGCTAAACAAAGACGTCGCTAAAATTTCCATAAAAATCGGCATCATCTCGATGATACTTTTTGCCATTTTTGGAAATTTACCGATGATCGTGGGCACCGATATCTTAAAGGCTACGACGATTAGCGGCACGATGGTGATCGGCCTAGCGCCGGTATTTTTGTTGCATGGATTTGTGAGCCCAACAAAGCTCGGCTTTCATCTTAGCTTTTGGCTGGGGATATTTTTGGGTGTCGCATTTGCATTTGACGCGAAAATTTTCCCTGAGTTTTTAGCGATCGGCAGCGGCAAATACGCAATGCTCTTGGGCATAAATTTATATGGACTCATCGCTTGCACGCTTGCCTATGCGCTGCCTGGGCTACTTTGCGGCTGCAAAGATAAAAGATGA